A region from the Neurospora crassa OR74A linkage group V, whole genome shotgun sequence genome encodes:
- a CDS encoding PX domain-containing protein, producing MTDQDAPIPGAIPDDAMSSPTTKDPVTADPVLQAKADNDYFDDEMKGGGGFSSAASGTTSTTTDKEEDLATTAFRFLATATPETLGGVAVGLGAVTYFVLGPLGLVLIGAFGGIVGYIQWEQHNTEVARALKGEKGVDLVARLLETKTKAEVTQSEQDADKQEAALALRLEDFQPETREAINEIIDAVISGYVKWWYSPLVPSDKFFPLACKRTLTSFILAISNHLKRTRPADAFLDFLTNSSSIVIVFLSELTKAFAEFPADVQVSAADALYTYLGSNPDSNLAQLLNERQQAGKFRMVAEDLLAFLDKPTYECDPVRVFLREILAGVVLEMTLQNCCKPEWINSWIVYLLEEGEPDFSQAIDEGMQTGPAAADATFADFDGNVGNIGLTRGNKNSFETEKVRRKSSIAMSHKKKLSKADEEVELMEEMKKLNQMIAEQESKRDKEAKDIMAKSGSVPLQQTVVAEEPDQFGEAIKRSSEEHQLAVQPIAARTEPESKGSTSSNVSSGTSNAIKTPLSPLSGKSSPAPGGVQSQAEVPSRFTSFDQIVPPARAETPIEEERPKPPPLTLHNANITILDEPGDRNLGSKPAWDYLVQIEPATSIYPGWMIVRKYPDFERLHEILRRIAAISGATEFNTKHKTLPQWKGATRNSLRDGLERYVKDACSYKPLAESEGMKKFLERDTANMPVRPKSGFEAFEKIGKGVFDVMTSAPLEGSKALVDGFTGVLGTIGLGHKKNAASSASGTSASGAPQSALQDVTAASRLSMSTIPRPDSSASLNRIRESIDSQRSSIISTQPSKVDPMDRRTSCDYRTEVESARYGRTSARDSREQSRASSRAPPSLRSPSSLSLTLESLRLPPPPDIMPDNYQNSPVSPSPSSRVHDYSPQHARSLTMPSLSGSHSRSQSRSPGPGAAPLQGFKSYPKLSEEETRVAVELLFAVINELYTLSSAWNFRRTLLAAAKSFLLRPGNPSLSSIQSLIQSSVLDANTSDDGLAAHLRKLRENALPTEEERAQWPGEMSDEEKEKLRVKARKLLIESGVPAALSGVMGQSATGEALGRLFDCLQIEEVARGLMFGVLLQAVRTVTH from the coding sequence ATGACCGACCAAGATGCGCCTATTCCGGGCGCCATACCCGATGATGCTATGAGCTCCCCCACCACTAAAGACCCCGTTACCGCCGATCCCGTTCTGCAAGCGAAAGCAGACAACGACTACTTCGATGACGAGATGAAAGGCGGTGGAGGATTCTCTTCGGCCGCCTCGGGTACAACATCCACAACCAccgacaaggaggaggacctcGCAACAACAGCTTTCCGCTTTCTGGCTACCGCAACCCCCGAGACTCTTGGCGGAGTGGCTGTCGGCCTCGGCGCAGTTACATACTTCGTACTAGGTCCTCTCGGACTTGTCCTGATAGGAGCATTCGGTGGTATCGTTGGCTACATACAATGGGAGCAGCACAACACCGAAGTAGCTCGGGCCCTCAAGGGAGAAAAGGGCGTGGACCTTGTTGCGAGGTTACTGgagaccaagaccaaggCCGAGGTCACCCAGAGTGAACAAGACGCCGACAAGCAAGAAGCCGCATTGGCCCTCCGCCTTGAAGACTTCCAGCCCGAAACCCGTGAAGCCATCAATGAGATCATTGACGCCGTGATCAGCGGCTATGTCAAGTGGTGGTACTCCCCGCTGGTGCCCTCGGACAAGTTCTTCCCTCTGGCCTGCAAGAGGACCTTGACCTCTTTCATCCTCGCCATTTCCAACCACCTGAAGAGGACACGGCCAGCGGACGCCTTTCTGGATTTCCTGACAAATTCGTCGTCCATTGTCATTGTCTTCCTCTCCGAGCTCACCAAGGCCTTTGCCGAATTTCCCGCGGACGTTCAGGTCTCGGCCGCCGATGCCCTGTACACTTATCTTGGGTCCAACCCCGACTCGAACCTTGCGCAACTGCTCAACGAGAGGCAGCAGGCCGGCAAGTTTAGAATGGTTGCTGAAGACCTGCTTGCCTTTTTGGATAAACCCACCTACGAATGTGATCCTGTCAGGGTGTTTTTGAGGGAGATCCTGGCTGGGGTTGTCCTTGAAATGACGCTTCAGAACTGCTGCAAACCGGAATGGATCAACTCGTGGATCGTCTATTTGCTAGAGGAGGGCGAACCCGACTTCAGCCAAGCTATTGACGAGGGCATGCAGACTGGTCCTGCTGCCGCTGATGCTACCTTTGCTGATTTCGACGGGAACGTGGGCAACATTGGTCTCACCAGGGGAAACAAGAACTCTTTTGAGACGGAAAAAGTGCGCCGGAAGTCATCCATCGCCATGTCCCACAAAAAGAAACTGAGCAAAGCTGATGAAGAGGTGGAACTCATggaagagatgaagaagctCAACCAGATGATTGCCGAACAAGAGTCAAAGCGCGACAAGGAGGCCAAAGATATCATGGCCAAGTCAGGGTCAGTTCCTTTACAGCAAACAGTTGTTGCGGAAGAGCCGGATCAGTTTGGCGAGGCCATCAAGCGCAGCTCTGAAGAGCACCAACTTGCCGTGCAACCGATCGCTGCCCGTACCGAGCCCGAGTCAAAGGGCTCAACGTCAAGCAATGTATCTAGCGGCACCTCCAACGCCATCAAAACACCTCTATCGCCATTATCTGGAAAGAGCTCGCCGGCGCCCGGGGGGGTACAGTCCCAAGCCGAGGTACCCTCTCGGTTTACCAGCTTTGACCAAATCGTCCCTCCTGCGCGGGCAGAGACACCGATCGAAGAGGAACGGCCCAAGCCACCGCCTTTGACATTGCACAACGCCAACATTACTATTCTGGACGAGCCAGGTGACCGAAATCTCGGCTCGAAGCCTGCATGGGATTATCTCGTACAGATAGAACCCGCCACCTCGATCTACCCAGGATGGATGATTGTGCGTAAATACCCCGACTTTGAGCGGCTTCACGAGATTCTGCGCCGTATTGCTGCCATCTCTGGTGCGACCGAGTTCAACACCAAACACAAAACATTGCCGCAGTGGAAGGGCGCTACCAGAAATTCGCTCCGGGATGGGCTGGAGCGCTATGTAAAAGACGCCTGCTCTTATAAGCCGCTGGCGGAGAGCGAGGGCATGAAGAAGTTCCTTGAGAGGGATACGGCCAACATGCCCGTTCGACCAAAGTCCGGATTTGAGGCGTTTGAGAAGATTGGAAAGGGTGTCTTTGACGTCATGACCAGTGCTCCTCTCGAAGGCTCCAAGGCCCTGGTGGACGGTTTTACCGGTGTTCTAGGGACTATTGGTCTTGGACACAAGAAGAATGCAGCTTCATCTGCTAGTGGAACTTCGGCGTCTGGCGCACCACAGTCTGCTCTCCAAGACGTGACCGCGGCTAGTCGTCTCTCCATGTCGACGATCCCTAGACCAGACAGTAGTGCATCGCTGAATCGGATCCGTGAAAGCATTGACAGCCAACGgtcttccatcatctccacgCAACCCAGCAAGGTCGACCCTATGGACCGCCGGACTAGCTGTGACTACCGCACCGAGGTAGAGTCAGCACGCTACGGAAGGACGTCTGCGCGCGACAGCCGCGAACAAAGCCGTGCCTCTAGCCGAGCGCCGCCTTCCCTTCGTTCTCCATCATCACTCAGTCTCACGCTCGAATCTCTCAgactccctcctccgcccgaCATTATGCCAGACAACTACCAGAACTCTCCCGTCAGTCCCTCACCAAGCTCCCGCGTTCACGACTACTCACCCCAACACGCCCGCTCCTTAACTATGCCCTCCCTTTCCGGATCTCATTCCAGGAGCCAAAGCCGTAGTCCCGGACCCGGCGCTGCCCCTCTTCAAGGCTTCAAATCCTACCCCAAACTCTCGGAGGAAGAAACCCGCGTGGCGGTGGAGCTCCTCTTCGCAGTCATCAACGAGCTCTATACTCTCTCCTCGGCCTGGAACTTTCGTCGAACGCTTCTCGCGGCTGCCAAGTCGTTCCTCCTTCGTCCTGGTAACCCCTCGCTCTCCTCGATCCAGTCACTCATCCAGTCGTCTGTCTTGGATGCGAACACCTCGGACGACGGGCTCGCAGCACACTTACGCAAACTCAGGGAGAACGCGCTCCCCACCGAAGAGGAGCGGGCGCAATGGCCTGGTGAGATGAGcgatgaggagaaggaaaagttgAGGGTTAAGGCGAGGAAGTTGTTGATTGAGAGTGGAGTTCCCGCTGCTCTGTCGGGAGTCATGGGACAGTCAGCTACCGGGGAGGCGTTGGGACGGTTGTTCGACTGTTTGCAGATCGAGGAGGTTGCGAGGGGTTTGATGTTTGGAGTGTTGTTGCAGGCGGTAAGGACGGTTACGCATTGA
- a CDS encoding DNA polymerase epsilon subunit B, giving the protein MIVQSPRQKRTKTGQTNAQDRPSRPQPQAAAAAGFFAPKTPAGPSNPIPSSSPAFATPVHPLKPFQPPVLTKAAILPIILPPATLRPLAFRTFTKKHSLTLTSTALQELATFIGRHCGSGWREEGLAEKVLEEVARSWKNRNGGVIVEGNSPELKDILKTLEGNMSGGKILTGPRSLSRQNSLLLEPDQDEQHAHSRLGLRPVPSLTREDSNASFGMSGLEFTEEPEDDSVRDVRRWLKVIHAFDQPRLMYNVGKKHFERDPSKPSLLPAASHKTDAFRNRYNVIHQRILRNEAFQSSSVQGSSLRQRTNANGLSSHKITPIANLLGRHGSNHMLLGMLVVLPTGSLAISDLTGTITLDLSHAVAIPEDSAWFTPGMIVLIDGVYEEEEETMTMGNGLSGSSGVGGTIGGRFQGFFIGQPPCEKRRVTLGVSGPDGTGADHTIGGGFGWIDFLGVGSERAVGSKMRKLEHRILRQPALLEDGRPSRGRAVIIGELNLDQPRSLQALRKILGLYASDPEGCTPMTFVLAGNFTQHAVMARGGSGGSIEYKEFFDALASTLADFPSLLTTATFVFVPGDNDGWVSAFSGGAATPLPRKPVPDLFTSRIRRVFAAANAEAGLANPGKETEKDAGKRRGGEAVWTTNPSRITLFGPSHEMVLFRDDISARLRRASVRLKNTSKASVEPEPPTNGNDDSAMDNQCPPSSLPDAPDADDEDMADTTMTDAMDVDSAPAPNQKTTMPPPSSIPYDVLAARKLVKTILDQGYLAPFRQAIRPVHWDYTSAMYLYPLPTAMVLVDTTAPPFCVTYEGCHVMNPGSILVPGRKGAARWVEYELPGVGGTGTGGGRVRECTF; this is encoded by the exons ATGATCGTTCAAAGTCCCCGCCAAAAGCGGACGAAAACCGGCCAGACAAACGCCCAAGACAGACCATCTCGACCGCAGCCacaagcagcagccgccgccggcttCTTTGCGCCCAAGACCCCAGCGGGCCCATCCAACCCGATACCCTCGTCCTCGCCCGCCTTCGCTACTCCAGTACATCCACTGAAGCCGTTCCAACCCCCAGTCCTCACAAAAGCCGCAATCCTGCCCATCATCCTTCCGCCGGCGACACTACGACCGCTCGCCTTCCGAACGTTTACCAAGAAACACAGCCTAACACTTACATCAACTGCCCTACAAGAGCTCGCAACCTTTATCGGTAGACACTGTGGCTCAGGATGGAGGGAAGAAGGCCTGGCCGAAAAGGTGCTAGAAGAGGTAGCAAGGAGTTGGAAGAACCGCAATGGCGGCGTCATCGTGGAAGGCAACAGCCCCGAGCTCAAGGACATTCTCAAGACCCTCGAGGGAAACATGAGCGGAGGAAAGATCCTGACCGGGCCACGAAGCTTGAGCAGACAAAACAGTCTCTTGCTAGAGCCCGACCAAGACGAACAACATGCGCATAGTCGACTCGGACTTCGGCCCGTGCCATCATTAACCCGGGAGGACAGCAACGCCAGCTTTGGCATGTCTGGGTTGGAGTTCACAGAAGAGCCGGAAGACGATTCGGTGAGAGATGTTAGGAGGTGGCTGAAGGTTATACATGCTTTCGATCAACCACGGTTGATGTATAATGTTGGAAAGAAGCATTTTGAGAG GGATCCTTCCAAACCCTCCCTACTACCAGCCGCCTCTCACAAAACCGATGCCTTCCGCAACCGCTACAACGTTATTCATCAGCGCATCCTTCGCAACGAAGCCTTTcaatcctcctccgtccAAGGCTCCAGCTTGCGCCAACGAACCAACGCCAACGGCCTCTCCTCCCACAAGATTACCCCAATCGCCAACCTGCTCGGCCGCCATGGCAGCAACCACATGCTGCTGGGCATGCTTGTTGTCCTTCCCACTGGCTCTCTTGCCATCAGCGACCTGACGGGCACCATTACTCTCGACCTCTCTCACGCTGTCGCCATCCCTGAAGATTCTGCCTGGTTTACGCCGGGAATGATTGTTCTCATCGACGGCGTctacgaagaggaggaggaaaccaTGACCATGGGCAACGGTCTCAGTGGTAGCAGCGGTGTGGGCGGTACCATCGGCGGCCGGTTCCAAGGTTTCTTCATCGGCCAGCCACCATGCGAAAAGCGCCGCGTTACGCTCGGGGTTAGTGGGCCCGACGGCACCGGCGCTGATCATACCATTGGCGGCGGATTCGGCTGGATCGACTTCCTGGGCGTAGGTAGCGAGAGGGCAGTCGGGTCCAAAATGCGCAAGTTGGAGCACAGAATTCTTCGGCAACCAGCGCTGTTGGAGGATGGCAGGCCGTCGAGGGGTAGGGCAGTGATTATTGGCGAACTAAACCTAGATCAGCCGAGGAGTTTGCAGGCACTGAGAAAAATCTTGGGTCTCTATGCTAGTGATCCTGAAGGGTGTACACCCATGACGTTTGTGCTGGCGGGTAACTTCACGCAGCATGCTGTCATGGCGAGGGGCGGGAGTGGGGGGAGTATTGAGTACAAGGAGTTTTTCGATGCGTTGGCATCGACACTGGCGGATTTCCCTAGTCTGCTCACGACGGCTACCTTTGTTTTTGTGCCAGGTGACAACGACGGGTGGGTGTCTGCCTTCTCAGGTGGTGCGGCAACTCCTTTGCCGAGGAAACCCGTCCCAGATCTGTTTACTTCCCGCATCAGGAGGGTATTCGCAGCAGCGAATGCTGAAGCCGGGCTAGCCAACCCTGGCAAAGAAACAGAAAAGGATGCAGGCAAGAGGAGAGGCGGCGAAGCTGTCTGGACAACCAACCCAAGTAGGATAACCCTTTTCGGGCCTAGTCACGAAATGGTTCTTTTCCGAGATGACATCTCCGCCCGGTTACGACGAGCTTCTGTCCGTCTTAAGAACACGAGCAAAGCCTCCGTCGAGCCGGAACCCCCAACCAATGGTAACGACGACTCGGCAATGGATAACCAATGtccaccctcctccctccccgacGCCCCCGATGCTGACGACGAAGACATGGCCGACACAACCATGACCGACGCCATGGATGTCGATTCTGCCCCTGCCCCTAACCAAAAGACTACCatgcctcctccatcttccataCCCTACGACGTCCTCGCCGCCCGCAAGCTAGTGAAAACCATTCTCGACCAAGGCTATCTCGCTCCTTTCCGGCAAGCTATCCGCCCGGTACATTGGGACTATACTTCCGCCATGTACCTCTACCCGCTGCCGACGGCCATGGTACTGGTGGATACTACCGCTCCGCCGTTTTGCGTGACGTATGAGGGGTGCCACGTGATGAATCCGGGGAGCATATTAGTGccggggaggaagggggcgGCACGGTGGGTTGAGTATGAGTTACCGGGAGTGGGAGGGACGGGGACGGGTGGAGGGAGGGTTAGGGAGTGTACATTCTGA
- a CDS encoding 3-oxoacyl-(acyl-carrier-protein) reductase has protein sequence MSSTPRVWLITGASSGLGREIALRALAQGDIVFATARNPAKIPESLTSQELCIPETLDVTSPDAVLAETVARIVSHPKNVSGRIDIVVNSAGYVLAGGCEEASAEEAFAQFNTNVLGQLAVGRAVLPVLRRQRAGTLANVGSILSYLGPPGGGLYSSTKAACSILSEALTGEVKHLGIKVTCIEPGYFRTSVLDQGHLIHPARTIPELRGPNGSEEMKKTLAMWEAANNKQPGDPKKLAAVVVDALSGNGKYADRELPARLLIGRDAYEIWAAVQEKQKKQMEEWREECTSTDFTE, from the coding sequence ATGTCCTCCACCCCCAGAGTCTGGCTTATCACCGGCGCCTCCTCCGGTCTCGGCCGCGAGATTGCCCTCCGCGCCCTCGCCCAAGGCGACATCGTCTTCGCCACTGCTCGCAACCCGGCCAAGATCCCTGAATCTTTGACCTCCCAAGAGCTTTGCATTCCTGAGACCCTGGACGTCACCTCCCCCGATGCCGTCCTCGCCGAGACCGTCGCCCGCATCGTGTCCCACCCCAAGAACGTTTCGGGCCGCATCGACATCGTCGTCAACTCGGCCGGCTACGTCCTGGCCGGCGGCTGCGAGGAAGCTTCCGCCGAGGAGGCCTTCGCTCAGTTCAACACCAACGTGCTCGGCCAGCTGGCCGTCGGCCGCGCCGTGCTCCCTGTTCTGCGCCGTCAGCGCGCCGGCACCTTGGCGAACGTGGGCTCCATCCTGTCCTACCTCGGTCCCCCGGGCGGTGGTCTGTACAGCAGCACCAAGGCCGCGTGCTCCATCCTGTCCGAGGCTCTGACGGGCGAGGTCAAGCACCTGGGCATCAAGGTCACCTGCATTGAGCCCGGCTACTTCAGGACGTCCGTCCTCGACCAGGGTCATCTGATCCATCCCGCCCGGACGATTCCCGAGCTCAGGGGCCCCAACGGCAgcgaggagatgaagaagacgcTGGCCATGTGGGAGGcggccaacaacaagcagcCTGGCGACCCCAAGAAGCTggcggctgttgttgtcgacgcCCTCAGTGGGAACGGCAAGTATGCCGACCGCGAACTGCCCGCGAGACTGCTTATTGGACGGGATGCGTATGAGATTTGGGCGGCGGTGcaggagaagcagaagaagcagatggAGGAGTGGAGGGAGGAGTGCACGAGCACGGATTTTACTGAGTAA
- a CDS encoding heterokaryon incompatibility protein 6, whose protein sequence is MATIEEGQFSYNSVPLPDASTHVRLLEICPASDNEDGLYCKLYAAPIADLPSYSAVSYAWGDNTKTHSIWIVNYDRAPTSTEEGLDKENGHTCLLPITSSLDTCLRQFRTYKELRLTPLWIDQVCINQDDDEEKSCQIQLMKQIYSSAKEVYVWLGLDADGSDEVFQAFRQVGECMWDSDLFGKYRATKWFPAPRAIFYNRIDTPEVQELLQKVVPIVVPLLREKKFLAWYKRNWFSRIWTIQEFCLNQYTFFVCGDRAVLDEVVLLVWEVFLILPDFHHDTRFRNAFKDHPEILSLVDSVPATLLPPPMQHLFETKGSLKRGKCTSLRELLVQVSTRLDLGDHRVDILSSKYRDRVYGLLGLAADAEELDIRPDYSKSTTTAEVLTQTARSIIKTEGTVSILRFSQFPKHNVEDPDEVGYCLPEQLPSWVPDWANGTQYSYQFLDNVFSACGRFSSTADLIPTSSPSILGLWGLVVDKIEAVGLPWRADWGLKAYHRYILQYFAIVKDMKRRSAEKNSFSSDDDDDILYPSPSRRNQALWRLALGDCYVNGPQKRGRATADDVVPVFMKLIDHCNFCCSVDEKLQQQQQQSKTGSGNNNNNNNNNDNNNNVVPSPPELDQETLDFMVDRWDELQSKGSYLNNMMHMDGKRPYLTAQKGYLGMAPKHAQPGDVVVLLCGDTIPYVLRPTGHEEDGGDDDDHNSTSSSSNTYTFVGEAYCDGIMDGELEGRLERERHEFFLV, encoded by the coding sequence ATGGCAACAATCGAAGAAGGTCAATTTAGCTATAACTCGGTGCCTCTTCCAGACGCCAGCACACACGTCCGTCTACTGGAGATTTGCCCGGCCTCTGATAATGAAGATGGGCTCTACTGCAAGTTATACGCCGCGCCCATTGCAGACTTGCCAAGCTACAGCGCTGTATCATATGCATGGGGCGATAACACCAAAACCCACAGCATCTGGATTGTGAACTACGACCGGGCACCAACATCGACGGAGGAAGGCTTGGACAAAGAGAATGGCCACACATGTCTTCTTCCCATCACATCTTCACTGGATACCTGTCTGCGTCAATTCCGTACGTACAAGGAACTCCGCTTGACGCCTCTTTGGATCGACCAAGTCTGTATCAATCaagacgatgacgaagaaaaGTCGTGTCAGATTCAGCTTATGAAGCAGATCTACTCATCTGCAAAGGAGGTGTACGTTTGGCTCGGCCTGGATGCTGATGGCTCTGACGAGGTGTTCCAAGCCTTCCGCCAGGTTGGCGAGTGCATGTGGGACTCTGACCTTTTCGGCAAGTACCGGGCTACAAAATGGTTTCCTGCCCCTCGCGCCATCTTTTATAACAGAATAGACACCCCTGAGGTCCAGGAATTGCTTCAGAAAGTCGTACCGATAGTTGTCCCACTGTTGCGGGAGAAGAAGTTCCTGGCTTGGTACAAGAGGAACTGGTTTTCACGGATATGGACCATCCAAGAGTTTTGTCTCAATCAGTACACCTTCTTTGTGTGTGGTGACAGAGCGGTCCTTGATGAGGTTGTGCTCCTGGTATGGGAAGTATTCCTCATTCTTCCCGACTTCCACCACGACACAAGATTCCGGAACGCCTTCAAAGACCATCCCGAGATCCTTTCGTTAGTGGATTCGGTACCAGCAACCCTACTCCCACCCCCGATGCAGCATCTGTTTGAAACAAAAGGGTCGTTGAAGCGTGGGAAATGCACCTCCTTACGAGAACTACTCGTACAGGTGTCAACGCGGCTTGATCTCGGCGACCACCGCGTCGATATTCTCTCTTCAAAATATCGGGACAGAGTTTATGGGCTGCTTGGTCTAGCGGCCGATGCCGAAGAGCTTGACATTCGGCCGGATTACAGcaagtccaccaccaccgccgaggTACTCACACAGACAGCGCGGAGTATCATCAAGACGGAAGGCACCGTTTCCATTCTCCGTTTTTCACAATTTCCAAAACACAACGTCGAGGATCCTGACGAAGTCGGCTACTGCCTACCCGAGCAACTTCCGTCATGGGTCCCAGACTGGGCGAACGGAACACAATACAGCTACCAGTTCCTCGACAACGTATTCTCAGCCTGTGGCAGATTTTCATCAACAGCCGACCTCATCCCCACCTCCTCTCCGTCCATTCTCGGCCTCTGGGGCCTGGTAGTCGACAAGATCGAGGCCGTGGGCTTGCCATGGCGTGCAGACTGGGGTCTGAAAGCCTACCACCGCTACATCCTCCAGTACTTTGCCATTGTCAAAGACATGAAGCGTCGCTCAGCAGAAAAGAATTCTTTTTCtagcgacgatgatgacgacatATTATACCCCAGCCCCTCAAGACGCAATCAAGCATTATGGCGCCTGGCACTCGGCGACTGCTACGTGAACGGCCCGCAAAAACGAGGAAGGGCAACGGCCGATGACGTTGTCCCAGTTTTTATGAAGTTAATCGACCACTGCAACTTTTGCTGTTCCGTGGACGAGAAActacaacagcagcagcagcaaagcaAAACCGGTagcggcaacaacaacaacaacaacaacaacaacgacaataacaacaacgtCGTACCATCACCCCCCGAACTCGACCAGGAAACCCTCGATTTCATGGTCGATCGCTGGGACGAGCTCCAGTCCAAAGGATCATACCTGAATAACATGATGCACATGGACGGAAAACGTCCGTATCTCACTGCTCAGAAGGGGTACCTGGGCATGGCGCCCAAGCACGCGCAGCCCGGTGATGTGGTGGTCCTGCTGTGTGGGGATACCATACCGTATGTGCTCAGACCAACAGGACATGAAGaggacggcggcgacgacgacgatcatAACAGTACATCTAGTAGTAGTAACACGTACACTTTTGTGGGCGAGGCTTATTGTGATGGGATCATGGATGGGGAGTTGGAGGGCaggttggagagggagaggcaCGAGTTTTTCCTTGTATGA
- a CDS encoding pentachlorophenol monooxygenase: protein MDHCDVLIVGAGPVGTTLALELALQGVSFRIIDKSPARSEKSRALIVHPRTLELLDRHGTVGQLISRGTITRGGVLNINRKLVARMNLDDLDITDTRYPLPLMVSQAETEQFLDESLADYGKAVERAYTATSVVQDANGVTTTLEKPDGTQTTVRSKYVVGCDGAHSLVRHSAQNLSFDGDAYPQDFILCDARLRNSSVARDRFTICFGDTGLLAFFPIQSSHSESKGEEGLIRLIASGGRSVLKDSSGSGSGSPVVPAAEQQQQQQQRQHGEQTHEPPTLAHFQSLVDSIAPPGSGTVHSPIWLARFRLHHRGVNSYRSDRLFVAGDAAHIHSPAGGQGMNVGIQDAINLGWKLGTVLKYRDSLTEEAREALLDSYHAERYPVGRALLQGTDRIFSFTAAATSWVLKVRNTVLPWVMPWLVGMKWIRKRFYGFISGFGTTYSGLASAGESCVVGGGDGVNTSWSSWLWSSSSSSSSSSLSLRPEKVSSGDRLPDGKVIELGRRSHGGITASDLLAKSEETSLHQLCRGASWHLLLFSGIGGTEGRDAVTVEGLTLAGERVLAVVKSECSVHCIFDYHATEEDRGSSAGQQGQQRPGDGQLQPVQTATATTTATATATGKSAAVASTYTDPGGRVHGVLGLDNGRAGYVMVRPDGYVSHVGYLPSLQEFIKEWETRVCL from the coding sequence ATGGACCACTGCGACGTCCTGATAGTCGGAGCTGGCCCAGTAGGGACTACTCTAGCCCTTGAACTGGCTCTGCAAGGCGTATCATTCCGTATCATCGACAAGAGCCCAGCCCGATCAGAGAAAAGCAGAGCCTTAATCGTTCACCCCCGTACTCTGGAGCTTCTAGATCGCCATGGAACTGTTGGCCAGCTCatctctagaggtactatcACCCGTGGCGGGGTGTTGAACATCAACCGAAAACTGGTAGCCAGAATGAATTTGGATGATCTTGACATCACGGACACGAGATATCCTTTGCCTCTGATGGTCTCTCAAGCCGAAACCGAGCAGTTCCTGGATGAGTCTCTGGCCGACTATGGCAAGGCGGTTGAGCGGGCTTATACTGCTACGAGCGTCGTCCAGGACGCCAACGGAGTCACCACAACTCTAGAAAAGCCCGACGGCACTCAGACCACGGTTCGATCCAAGTACGTCGTCGGTTGTGACGGCGCGCACAGCTTGGTCCGACATTCAGCGCAGAACCTTAGCTTTGACGGGGACGCCTACCCACAAGACTTTATCCTCTGCGACGCCCGCCTACGCAACTCCAGCGTTGCGCGGGACCGCTTCACCATTTGTTTCGGCGACACTGGCCTACTGGCATTCTTCCCTATTCAATCATCCCACAGCGAGAGCAAGGGCGAGGAAGGTCTCATCCGCCTCATTGCATCAGGTGGCCGCTCCGTCCTCAAGGACTCATCAGGATCAGGATCAGGGTCCCCTGTGGTCCCTGCTGCtgaacaacagcaacaacagcagcagcggcaacaCGGTGAACAAACCCACGAACCCCCCACCCTCGCGCACTTCCAATCCCTCGTGGACTCCATCGCCCCTCCCGGCTCCGGCACCGTCCACTCCCCCATCTGGCTCGCCCGCTTCCGCTTACACCACCGGGGCGTCAACTCGTACCGGTCCGACCGACTCTTTGTGGCCGGCGACGCCGCGCACATCCACAGTCCCGCCGGCGGACAGGGCATGAACGTGGGGATCCAGGACGCCATCAATCTGGGCTGGAAGCTGGGGACGGTGCTCAAGTACCGGGACTCACTGACGGAGGAGGCAAGGGAGGCGTTGCTGGATAGCTACCACGCCGAGCGATACCCCGTGGGGAGGGCGCTGCTTCAGGGGACGGATAGGATCTTTAGCTTCACGGCAGCGGCGACTTCGTGGGTCCTCAAAGTGAGGAATACGGTGCTGCCGTGGGTGATGCCGTGGCTGGTTGGGATGAAGTGGATTAGGAAGAGGTTTTATGGGTTTATTTCGGGGTTTGGGACGACGTATTCGGGGTTGGCAAGTGCGGGGGAGAGTTGTGtggtcggtggtggtgatggggtgAACACGTCTTGGTCGTCATGGTTAtggtcatcctcatcctcatcctcatcctcatccttaTCATTGCGGCCGGAGAAGGTGAGCAGCGGTGATCGATTGCCGGATGGAAAGGTAATCGAGCTAGGGCGGCGATCTCATGGCGGGATAACGGCTTCTGACCTGTTGGCAAAGAGCGAAGAAACGAGCTTGCATCAACTTTGTCGAGGCGCGTCTTGGCATTTGCTGTTGTTCTCCGGAATAGGTGGAACAGAAGGTCGCGATGCGGTGACGGTCGAGGGATTGACACTGGCAGGCGAGAGGGTATTGGCGGTGGTCAAAAGTGAGTGCTCAGTTCACTGCATTTTCGACTACCACGCTACAGAGGAGGATCGTGGTAGTAGCGCGGGGCAGCAGGGGCAACAACGCCCGGGCGATGGTCAGCTGCAGCCGGTGCAGACAGCTACAGCTACAACTACAGCTACAGCTACAGCTACAGGGAAGAGCGCCGCCGTTGCTTCCACATATACGGACCCAGGTGGTCGGGTCCATGGTGTGCTTGGATTGGACAATGGGCGTGCGGGATATGTCATGGTGAGACCTGACGGCTATGTTTCTCACGTTGGATATCTGCCGTCACTGCAGGAATTCATCAAGGAGTGGGAGACGAGAGTTTGTCTTTGA